Proteins encoded in a region of the Ziziphus jujuba cultivar Dongzao chromosome 3, ASM3175591v1 genome:
- the LOC107421946 gene encoding pentatricopeptide repeat-containing protein At5g04780, mitochondrial-like codes for MIKWTIKLWLFHALRDNLLQRHYLPFKPLSAQFLCSPKLFQTSSKFGGDTQNTAILSFIQSDRPTSISYSKLLSQCTASKTSGVGMEIHAQLIRFGLSKEPNLRNHLINFYSKCRRFRYARKLVEESKEPDLVSWSALISGYAQNGLGVEALYAFYDMHLLGVKSNEFTLPSVLKACSVRKDLGLGRQVHGIAVITGFETDVFVANTLVVMYAKCGEFGDSKRLFDAIPERNVVSWNALFSCYVQSDLCGEAVELFQEMIMNGIRPNEYSLSSIINGCTGLCDGMQGRKIHGYLIKLGYDSDPFSANALVDMYAKVGDLEDAISAFQEIAQPDIVSWNAIIAGCVLHEEHNRALKLFGDMKRSGIPPNMFTLSSTLKSCAALGLKDLGRWLHSSLIKMDTEVDLFVGVGLIDMYSKCEMMRNARMIHSLMPKKDLIAFNALISGHSQNGEDIEALFLFADMYKEGVGFNQTTISTVLKSAASLQAIKVCQQVHGLSIKSGLQSDIYVVNSLLDSYGKCGDIENAARIFEECPIGDLVAFTSMITAYAQYGQGEEALKLYFQMQDKGIMPDAFVCSSLLNACANLSAYEQGKQIHVHVLKFGFMSDVFAGNSLVNMYAKCGSIDDADRSFSEIPRRGIVSWSAMIGGLAQHGHGNEALQLFTQMLKDGVLPNHITLVSVLCACNHAGLVTEARKYFESMKELFGIEPMQEHYACMIDLLGRAGKLNEAMELVNTMPFEANASVWGALLGAARIHKNIEVGRQAAERLLVLEPEKSGTHVLLANIYASAGLWDNVAEVRRSMKDSKVKKEPGISWIEIKDKVHTFIVGDRSHSRCKEIYAKLEELSDLMNKAGYVPMVEIDLHDVERSEKEQLLLHHSEKLAVAFGLIATPPGAPIRVKKNLRVCPDCHAAFKFICKIVSREIIVRDINRFHHFKDGSCSCGDYW; via the coding sequence ATGATCAAATGGACCATTAAGCTTTGGTTGTTCCATGCCCTCCGAGACAATCTTCTCCAACGACATTACCTGCCATTTAAACCCCTCTCAGCCCAATTTTTATGCTCTCCTAAACTCTTCCAAACCTCCTCTAAATTTGGCGGAGATACACAAAACACTGCCATTCTAAGTTTTATTCAAAGTGACAGACCTACCTCCATTTCCTACTCTAAACTCTTATCACAATGTACTGCTTCCAAGACTTCAGGTGTGGGCATGGAAATCCATGCCCAGTTGATCAGGTTTGGATTATCCAAAGAACCGAATCTCAGGAACCATTTGATCAATTTCTACTCCAAGTGTAGGCGTTTTAGGTATGCCCGGAAACTGGTTGAAGAAAGTAAAGAACCGGATTTAGTTTCTTGGTCTGCTTTGATATCGGGGTATGCCCAAAATGGGCTTGGTGTGGAAGCCCTTTATGCATTTTATGATATGCACCTATTGGGTGTTAAGTCTAACGAGTTTACCCTTCCAAGTGTCTTGAAGGCATGCTCTGTTAGAAAGGATTTGGGACTGGGGAGGCAGGTTCATGGGATAGCAGTAATCACTGGATTTGAGACTGATGTTTTTGTTGCAAATACTTTGGTTGTTATGTATGCGAAATGTGGGGAGTTTGGGGATTCAAAGAGACTGTTTGATGCCATTCCAGAACGTAATGTTGTTTCATGGAATGCATTGTTTTCTTGTTACGTGCAGAGCGATTTATGTGGAGAGGCAGTGGAATTGTTTCAGGAAATGATCATGAATGGGATAAGACCAAATGAGTATAGTTTGTCTAGTATAATAAATGGTTGTACAGGTTTATGTGATGGTATGCAAGGAAGAAAAATTCATGGATACTTGATAAAACTTGGGTATGATTCAGATCCATTCTCAGCAAATGCACTAGTTGACATGTATGCCAAAGTAGGAGATCTAGAAGATGCAATTTCTGCTTTTCAGGAAATTGCACAGCCGGATATTGTTTCTTGGAACGCTATAATAGCTGGTTGTGTTCTTCATGAGGAACATAATCGGGCTTTAAAATTGTTTGGGGACATGAAAAGATCAGGAATACCTCCAAATATGTTTACCTTATCAAGTACTCTAAAATCTTGTGCTGCATTGGGGCTGAAGGATTTGGGTAGATGGTTGCACTCTAGCTTGATAAAGATGGATACAGAAGTAGATTTGTTTGTGGGTGTTGGATTAATTGATATGTATTCCAAGTGTGAGATGATGCGCAATGCAAGGATGATTCATAGTTTGATGCCAAAGAAGGATTTGATTGCATTTAATGCTTTGATCTCAGGACATTCACAGAATGGGGAAGACATAGAAGCTTTGTTTCTTTTTGCTGACATGTACAAGGAGGGAGTAGGCTTCAACCAGACTACCATATCAACAGTCCTGAAGTCAGCAGCCAGCTTGCAGGCTATCAAGGTTTGCCAACAAGTTCATGGACTTTCTATAAAATCAGGTCTTCAATCTGATATTTATGTTGTAAACAGCCTTCTTGATTCATATGGAAAATGTGGTGACATAGAAAATGCAGCAAGAATTTTTGAAGAATGTCCTATTGGAGATTTAGTTGCTTTCACATCCATGATAACAGCTTATGCTCAGTATGGACAGGGTGAAGAAGCTCTAAAGCTATATTTTCAAATGCAAGATAAGGGGATCATGCCAGATGCTTTTGTTTGCAGTTCTCTTCTAAATGCTTGTGCAAATTTATCAGCATATGAACAAGGAAAACAGATCCATGTTCACGTTCTGAAGTTTGGGTTCATGTCTGATGTTTTTGCTGGGAATTCTCTAGTTAACATGTATGCAAAATGTGGGAGCATAGATGATGCAGATCGTTCTTTTAGTGAGATACCACGGAGAGGAATAGTCTCGTGGTCTGCAATGATAGGAGGACTTGCTCAACATGGGCATGGGAACGAGGCCCTGCAATTATTTACTCAGATGCTTAAAGACGGTGTTTTGCCCAATCATATAACTTTAGTAAGCGTCCTTTGTGCATGCAATCATGCAGGTTTAGTGACTGAAGCcagaaaatattttgaatcaatGAAAGAGTTGTTTGGGATTGAACCTATGCAGGAGCATTATGCTTGCATGATTGATCTACTTGGCCGAGCTGGGAAATTAAATGAGGCAATGGAGCTTGTGAATACAATGCCATTTGAAGCAAACGCATCAGTTTGGGGGGCACTTCTTGGTGCTGCGagaattcataaaaatattgagGTTGGTCGCCAAGCTGCTGAAAGGCTCTTAGTTCTTGAGCCAGAGAAATCAGGTACCCATGTACTTCTTGCAAATATTTATGCATCAGCTGGCTTATGGGACAATGTGGCAGAGGTGAGAAGATCTATGAAAGATAGCAAGGTGAAGAAGGAACCTGGAATCAGTTGGATAGAGATCAAAGACAAGGTACATACCTTTATAGTGGGAGATAGAAGCCATTCAAGATGCAAGGAAATATATGCAAAGCTTGAAGAACTGAGTGACCTTATGAATAAAGCTGGCTATGTCCCAATGGTGGAGATTGACCTCCATGATGTGGAACGAAGTGAAAAAGAGCAGCTTTTATTACACCATAGTGAGAAGCTGGCAGTGGCCTTTGGTTTGATTGCTACTCCACCAGGAGCCCCAATTAGGGTGAAGAAGAACCTGCGTGTCTGTCCGGATTGCCATGCTGCATTCAAGTTCATCTGTAAAATTGTGTCACGGGAGATTATTGTGAGAGACATCAATAGATTCCACCATTTTAAGGATGGTTCATGTTCTTGTGGGGATTATTGGTGA
- the LOC107421965 gene encoding uncharacterized protein LOC107421965: MCSLSGILQRPLVAAAAVAVTSVSIDFSIRFPSNKLSGTCSSSSGFSNSSICDSLQESKGSWVSHISVSKLANLSFVSRIRVPVPSVNFPVPNLAHNFVPSLFYSWVACSPVLLTLYQSAELVKTPSPVAYADDTRTSPPDVMYRWHLPEPNSIDVTGSSDCSSAKSRTVVVLLGWLGAKQKHLKRYAEWYTSKGFHAITFTFPMAEILSYQVGGKAEEHIDLLVNHLAEWLEEEHGKNLVFHTFSNTGWLTYGAILEKFQKQDCSLLSRIRGCIVDSAPAAAPDPQVWASGFSAAFLKKHSVATKGVTSSSEPGLRVLAESRVEPKPAVTEAALLLVLEKVFEVVLNLPNVNRRLSDVLGVLSTRQPSCPQLYIYSSADRVIPAGSVESFIEEQRRAGREVRACNFVSTPHVDHFRNDPKLYTSQLTQFLEDCVLTCCKQSR, encoded by the exons ATGTGTTCCTTGTCTGGAATCCTTCAAAGGCCCCTTGTTGCTGCCGCTGCAGTTGCTGTTACCTCTGTCTCCATTGATTTTTCTATTAGATTTCCATCTAATAAATTATCTGGGACTTGTTCCTCTTCCTCGGGTTTTTCGAATTCGTCAATCTGTGATTCCTTGCAAGAATCAAAAGGGTCATGGGTTTCGCATATTTCGGTTTCTAAGCTTGCAAACTTGTCATTTGTTTCCAGAATTCGAGTGCCTGTTCCTAGTGTTAACTTTCCGGTGCCTAATTTGGCCCATAATTTTGTTCCCAGCTtgttttattcttgggttgcttGTTCTCCTGTTCTTCTTACTTTATATCAATCTGCCGAGTTGGTTAAAACACCAAGTCCAGTTGCATATGCAGATGATACACGTACATCTCCTCCTGATGTTATGTACAGATGGCATTTGCCTGAGCCGAATTCAATAGATGTTACAGGTAGTTCTGATTGTTCATCTGCAAAGTCTAGGACTGTAGTGGTTTTGCTGGGATGGTTGGGAGCGAAGCAGAAGCATCTAAAGAGATACGCTGAATGGTATACTTCGAAAGGGTTTCATGCCATTACTTTTACATTTCCAATGGCTGAGATTCTCAGTTACCAAGTTGGTGGGAAAGCTGAGGAGCACATAGACTTGCTTGTGAACCATTTGGCTGAGTGGTTAGAAGAGGAACATGGAAAGAACCTGGTGTTTCACACTTTTAGCAACACTGGATGGTTAAC ATATGGAGCTATCCTGGAGAAGTTCCAGAAACAGGATTGTTCCTTATTGTCAAGGATTAGGGGCTGCATTGTGGATTCTGCACCTGCTGCAGCACCTGACCCCCAG GTATGGGCTTCAGGTTTCTCTGCAGCCTTTCTGAAGAAGCATAGTGTAGCCACAAAAGGGGTCACAAGCTCCAGTGAACCAGGACTGCGAGTATTGGCTGAAAGTAGAGTGGAGCCAAAACCTGCTGTTACTGAAGCAGCTTTGTTACTGGTTCTGGAGAAGGTCTTTGAGGTGGTTCTGAATCTTCCTAACGTGAACAG GAGGCTTTCcgatgtgttgggtgtattgtCCACAAGACAACCAAGTTGTCCGCAGTTATACATATACAGCTCTGCGGACAGAGTTATTCCTGCAGGGTCTGTGGAATCATTCATCGAGGAGCAAAGAAGGGCCGGTCGTGAGGTTAGAGCTTGCAATTTTGTCTCCACACCCCATGTTGATCATTTCAGAAATGACCCAAAACTATATACTTCTCAGCTAACCCAGTTTTTGGAGGATTGTGTTCTTACTTGTTGCAAACAGTCTCGTTAA
- the LOC107421956 gene encoding GEM-like protein 4 isoform X1, with protein MVKQISEKGLALYQAERSPMVYSPRLPASSHFHGIPSPVNGLSNPKQTGREDSVLNWINMIRTKTDNFARGIQRHVRFGSKITEAVKGRLSMRARIIQVGGAKKFFRKSFTIREGEELLKTCKCNISTTAGPISGLLFISTHKVAFCSEKPIKFSSPKGDFLRAYYKVVIPIKRIKRVDQSENVKQPSQKYIDIVTVDDFEFWFMGFLNYQKTLKYLQQEISQGLN; from the exons ATGGTAAAACAAATTTCAGAGAAGGGCTTGGCTTTGTACCAAGCTGAGAGGTCTCCTATGGTGTACTCACCCAGGCTACCTGCCTCCTCCCACTTCCATGGAATCCCCTCTCCTGTAAATGGGCTCTCCAATCCCAAACAaa CAGGCAGAGAAGATTCAGTGCTTAATTGGATAAACATGATTAGAACAAAAACTGACAATTTTGCAAGAGGAATCCAAAGACATG TGAGATTTGGGTCCAAGATCACTGAAGCAGTGAAAGGGAGGTTGAGTATGAGAGCAAGAATTATTCAAGTAGGTGGAGCTAAGAAATTCTTCAGAAAGTCGTTCACTATCAGAGAAGGAGAAGAACTTTTAAAGACTTGCAAATGCAATATATCAACAACTGCAGGGCCTATTTCAGGCCTTCTTTTTATCTCCACCCACAAGGTTGCCTTTTGCAGTGAAAAACCAATCAAATTCTCTTCTCCAAAAGGAGATTTCCTTAGAGCCTATTACAAG gTTGTGATTCCTATTAAGAGAATTAAGAGAGTAGATCAAAGTGAAAATGTAAAACAGCCATCACAAAAGTACATAGACATAGTCACAGTTGATGATTTTGAGTTCTGGTTTATGGGTTTCTTAAATTATcagaaaactttaaaatatttgcAGCAGGAAATCTCGCAAGGTTTGAATTAA
- the LOC107421956 gene encoding GEM-like protein 4 isoform X2, with product MVKQISEKGLALYQAERSPMVYSPRLPASSHFHGIPSPVNGLSNPKQSREDSVLNWINMIRTKTDNFARGIQRHVRFGSKITEAVKGRLSMRARIIQVGGAKKFFRKSFTIREGEELLKTCKCNISTTAGPISGLLFISTHKVAFCSEKPIKFSSPKGDFLRAYYKVVIPIKRIKRVDQSENVKQPSQKYIDIVTVDDFEFWFMGFLNYQKTLKYLQQEISQGLN from the exons ATGGTAAAACAAATTTCAGAGAAGGGCTTGGCTTTGTACCAAGCTGAGAGGTCTCCTATGGTGTACTCACCCAGGCTACCTGCCTCCTCCCACTTCCATGGAATCCCCTCTCCTGTAAATGGGCTCTCCAATCCCAAACAaa GCAGAGAAGATTCAGTGCTTAATTGGATAAACATGATTAGAACAAAAACTGACAATTTTGCAAGAGGAATCCAAAGACATG TGAGATTTGGGTCCAAGATCACTGAAGCAGTGAAAGGGAGGTTGAGTATGAGAGCAAGAATTATTCAAGTAGGTGGAGCTAAGAAATTCTTCAGAAAGTCGTTCACTATCAGAGAAGGAGAAGAACTTTTAAAGACTTGCAAATGCAATATATCAACAACTGCAGGGCCTATTTCAGGCCTTCTTTTTATCTCCACCCACAAGGTTGCCTTTTGCAGTGAAAAACCAATCAAATTCTCTTCTCCAAAAGGAGATTTCCTTAGAGCCTATTACAAG gTTGTGATTCCTATTAAGAGAATTAAGAGAGTAGATCAAAGTGAAAATGTAAAACAGCCATCACAAAAGTACATAGACATAGTCACAGTTGATGATTTTGAGTTCTGGTTTATGGGTTTCTTAAATTATcagaaaactttaaaatatttgcAGCAGGAAATCTCGCAAGGTTTGAATTAA